The Sporomusaceae bacterium region AATGGTCAAACTTACGAAGTCGACGTTGAGAAGGTCGGCGGCTCGGCCGCTCCCAGCGCTGCGCCCGCTGCCGCTCCCAAGGCGGCGCCCGTAGCCGCTCCCGCCGCTGCGCCCGCTCCCAAAGCCGCGCCTGCTCCTGCTGCCGCGCCCGTTGCCGCCGGTGCCAGGACCGTCAACGCCCCCATGCCCGGCAAGATCATGTCCGTTAACGTCAAAGCCGGCGATGCCGTCAAGAGCGGCGATGTCCTGCTCATTCTCGAAGCTATGAAAATGCAGAACGAAATCATGGCTCCCGCCGACGGCAAAGTCGCCGATGTGCGCGTTTCCGCCGGCCAGAGCGTCGCTACCGGCGATGTGATGGTCGTTCTCGGCTGAAGCGTTACTTATTAGGAGGACATAGATATGGAACTATTCAACGCGTTTGCCGTCGCGCTCCAGGCCGTCTGGTCGGATAGCGGCTTCACAGGTTTCACCGGCGGCAACGCCATCATGATGCTCGTGGGCCTCATCCTGCTCTACCTGGCGTTCGCCAAGGGCTTCGAGCCGTTGCTGCTGTCGCCCATCGCCTTCGGCTGCGTCCTCGCCAACCTGCCGAAAACGGGCTTTCTTGAAGAGCACGGCGTTATGCAGCTCATCAGCTACGGTATCCAGTACGAAATCTTCCCGCCCCTGATCTTCCTGGGCGTCGGGGCGATGACCGATTTCGGCCCGATGCTGGCCAACC contains the following coding sequences:
- a CDS encoding biotin/lipoyl-containing protein — encoded protein: MEKFLITVNGQTYEVDVEKVGGSAAPSAAPAAAPKAAPVAAPAAAPAPKAAPAPAAAPVAAGARTVNAPMPGKIMSVNVKAGDAVKSGDVLLILEAMKMQNEIMAPADGKVADVRVSAGQSVATGDVMVVLG